A genomic window from Nocardioides rotundus includes:
- a CDS encoding NADH-quinone oxidoreductase subunit G, whose product MTTTPEKKADQAPQRDDQVTLTIDGVSVTVPKGTLVIRAAEQVGIQIPRFCDHPLLEPVGACRQCLVEVAMPGPDGSLRQMQGPPGRMKPQASCTLAVADGMQVNTQVTSEGAKKAQEGVMEQLLINHPLDCPVCDKGGECPLQNQAMSNGRGESRFAEDGGIKRTFPKPISISPIVLLDRERCVLCARCTRFSEQVAGDPFIALLERGALQQVGIYEREPFESYFSGNTIQICPVGALTSADYRFRSRPFDLVSTPSVAEHDACGSAIRVDHRRGKVMRRLSGNDPAVNEEWITDKDRFAFTYARGEDRLRYPQVRDEDGSLRPASWPEAFTVAARGLAAAGPTGVLTGGRLTAEDAYAYAKFARVALDTNDIDFRARPHTTEEAEFLASLVALDTSVSYDDLERASAVAILGLEPEDEAGAIFLRLRKAFRKKGTRIVAVAPYATKGLTKMGGRLVPAAPGDEPSAIHDLKDDGELALDGGGVILVGERLALVPGGLAAAVGLARTTGARLAWVPRRAGDRGAVEAGCLPGLLPGGRPTTDAAARVDVATAWGRPSVPEAPGRDGDGIVDGLLSGALHGLVIGGVEIDDTADPAATRAAIEAADFVVALDLRETEVTRAADVVFPVAPVTDKAGTFVNWEGRPRPFEAVFTVPGSLPDLRVLSGVAEEMGRPLGFRTVEEVRREMDQLGPWDGARPAFEGTPAPAAVADEGGFALVTWKQMLDQGRMQDGQAELRASERLPVARISPSAYAALGSPERVTVEGDRGRATLPVVVTEMPDGVVWVPQNSFGSGVLAGLASPGSRVAVKGAEL is encoded by the coding sequence GCGCCAGATGCAGGGCCCGCCGGGCCGGATGAAGCCGCAGGCCTCCTGCACGCTCGCGGTCGCCGACGGGATGCAGGTCAACACCCAGGTCACCTCCGAGGGCGCGAAGAAGGCGCAGGAGGGGGTGATGGAGCAGCTGCTGATCAACCACCCGCTGGACTGCCCCGTCTGCGACAAGGGCGGCGAGTGCCCCCTGCAGAACCAGGCGATGTCCAACGGCCGCGGCGAGTCCCGCTTCGCCGAGGACGGCGGCATCAAGCGCACCTTCCCCAAGCCGATCAGCATCTCCCCGATCGTGCTGCTGGACCGGGAGCGGTGCGTGCTGTGCGCCCGCTGCACCCGCTTCTCCGAGCAGGTCGCCGGCGACCCGTTCATCGCGCTGCTCGAGCGTGGCGCGCTGCAGCAGGTCGGCATCTACGAGCGCGAGCCGTTCGAGTCCTACTTCTCCGGCAACACCATCCAGATCTGCCCGGTCGGCGCGCTGACCAGCGCCGACTACCGCTTCCGCTCCCGGCCTTTCGACCTGGTCTCCACGCCGTCGGTGGCCGAGCACGACGCCTGCGGCTCCGCGATCCGGGTCGACCACCGGCGCGGCAAGGTGATGCGCCGCCTCTCCGGCAACGACCCGGCGGTCAACGAGGAGTGGATCACCGACAAGGACCGCTTCGCCTTCACCTACGCCCGCGGCGAGGACCGCCTGCGCTATCCCCAGGTGCGTGACGAGGACGGCTCGCTGCGTCCTGCGTCGTGGCCCGAGGCGTTCACCGTCGCGGCCCGCGGACTGGCCGCGGCCGGCCCGACCGGCGTGCTCACCGGAGGCCGGCTGACCGCCGAGGACGCCTACGCCTACGCGAAGTTCGCCCGGGTCGCGCTGGACACCAACGACATCGACTTCCGCGCCCGCCCGCACACCACGGAGGAGGCCGAGTTCCTCGCCTCCCTCGTCGCCCTGGACACCTCGGTGTCCTACGACGACCTGGAGCGGGCGTCCGCGGTCGCGATCCTCGGGCTGGAGCCGGAGGACGAGGCCGGTGCGATCTTCCTGCGGCTGCGCAAGGCGTTCCGCAAGAAGGGCACCCGGATCGTCGCGGTCGCGCCGTACGCCACCAAGGGCCTGACCAAGATGGGCGGCCGGCTGGTGCCGGCCGCGCCCGGCGACGAGCCGTCCGCGATCCACGACCTCAAGGACGACGGCGAGCTGGCGCTCGACGGCGGCGGGGTGATCCTCGTCGGCGAGCGTCTGGCGCTGGTGCCCGGCGGCCTCGCCGCGGCGGTCGGGCTGGCCCGCACCACCGGGGCGCGCCTAGCCTGGGTGCCGCGCCGTGCCGGCGACCGCGGCGCGGTCGAGGCGGGGTGCCTGCCCGGCCTGCTTCCCGGTGGCCGGCCCACGACCGACGCCGCAGCACGGGTCGACGTCGCGACGGCCTGGGGCCGTCCGTCGGTCCCCGAGGCGCCCGGACGCGACGGCGACGGCATCGTCGACGGGCTGCTCTCCGGCGCCCTGCACGGCCTGGTGATCGGCGGCGTCGAGATCGACGACACGGCCGACCCGGCCGCCACCCGCGCCGCGATCGAGGCGGCCGACTTCGTGGTGGCCCTGGACCTGCGCGAGACCGAGGTGACCCGCGCCGCCGACGTGGTGTTCCCGGTCGCCCCGGTGACCGACAAGGCCGGCACGTTCGTCAACTGGGAGGGTCGTCCGCGGCCCTTCGAGGCGGTCTTCACCGTGCCGGGGAGCCTGCCCGACCTGCGGGTGCTCTCCGGGGTCGCCGAGGAGATGGGCCGCCCGCTGGGCTTCCGCACCGTGGAGGAGGTGCGCCGCGAGATGGACCAGCTCGGTCCTTGGGACGGCGCCCGCCCCGCCTTCGAGGGCACGCCCGCGCCCGCGGCCGTCGCCGACGAGGGCGGCTTCGCCCTCGTCACCTGGAAGCAGATGCTCGACCAGGGCCGGATGCAGGACGGCCAGGCCGAGCTGCGCGCCAGCGAGCGCCTGCCGGTCGCCCGCATCAGCCCGTCGGCGTACGCCGCGCTGGGCTCGCCCGAGCGGGTCACGGTCGAGGGCGACCGCGGCCGGGCCACGCTGCCCGTCGTGGTCACCGAGATGCCCGACGGCGTCGTGTGGGTGCCGCAGAACTCGTTCGGCTCCGGCGTGCTCGCCGGGCTGGCCTCGCCCGGGAGCCGGGTCGCCGTGAAGGGAGCGGAGCTGTGA